From the genome of Aspergillus fumigatus Af293 chromosome 1, whole genome shotgun sequence, one region includes:
- a CDS encoding putative vacuolar transporter chaperon Vtc1 codes for MSSQPLLQTAPGKRIALPTRVEPKVFFANERTFLSWLNFTVILGGLAVGLLNFGDRVGRISAGLFTIIAMAAMLYALFTFHWRAQSIRQRGQSGIDDRYGPTVLALSLLAAVVVNFILRMKVD; via the exons ATGTCGAGCCAACCTCTACTGCAGACTGCTCCAG GCAAGCGAATCGCCCTGCCAACCCGGGTCGAACCCAaggtcttcttcgccaatgaACGTACCTTTCTCTCGTGGCTCAACTTCACGGTGATCCTGGGCGGACTGGCCGTTGGCCTGCTCAACTTTGGCGACCGCGTCGGTCGCATCTCCGCCGGATTGTTCACGATCATCGCAATGGCAGCCATGTTATACGCTCTTTTCACATTTCACTGGCGGGCGCAGAGTATTCGGCAACGTGGGCAGAGTGGAATTGACGACCGGTACGGTCCCACTGTCCTGGCATTGTCACTTCTTGCGGCTGTCGTGGTCAACTTTATCCTCCGTATGAAGGTGGACTGA
- a CDS encoding dynein light chain Tctex-type family protein, with protein MNCIPYVSEDLNLGIILVLISLFKACDSALKSAEGYEHAKVGEWNSQIINTILKSLIAATAPESPSTSPPYRFTVNSTIVQQGLIDKSSAADGAVSNAGKRGMHSASGAFWDVNRDGMWTFKYPGAEERGLDVIVSVAWFALG; from the exons ATGAATTGCATACCTTACGTTAGCGAAGATCTCAACTTGGGCATTATACTTGTACTGATAAGTCTATTCAAGGCTTGTGATTCGGCCCTGAAGAGCGCTGAAGGTTACGAGCACGCCAAGGTTGGCGAATGGAATTCCCAGATCATT AACACTATCCTCAAGTCCCTCATTGCAGCAACCGCACCAGAGTCTCCCTCGACATCACCTCCATACCGGTTCACCGTCAACAGCACCATCGTTCAGCAAGGCTTGATCGATAAGTCTTCCGCAGCAGACGGGGCCGTCAGTAATGCCGGCAAGCGTGGCATGCACTCTGCCTCAGGCGCCTTTTGGGATGTCAACCGTGATGGAATGTGGACATTTAAGTACCCTGGGGCTGAAGAGCGGGGCCTCGATGTCATTGTCAGTGTGGCATGGTTTGCTCTGGGCTAG
- a CDS encoding WD40 repeat domain-containing protein, which translates to MSVILCTAGYDHTIRFWEALSGICSRTIQHPDSQVNRLCITPDKRYLAAAGHNNVKLYDIKSTNPNPVMTFDGHTNNITGVAFHCEGKWMVTSSEDGTVKVWDTRTGSLQRNYAHKSPVNDVVIHPNQGELISGDRAGIVRVWDLGESVCTHQLIPEEDVAVQSVSVASDGSLLCAGNKKGNVYIWRMIQDAELTRIVPICTFQAHKDYLTRVLLSPDVKHLATCSADHTAKVWNLDPDFPPAKMAAITAAKARATGNESPAPEAKEPVATDPVASPTSPKVQDLHVGADLGRSGELNPITYIRGNAPANPEPQQTFPVQPDGPPMDMATGTPFLETTLANHQRWVWDCAFSADSAYLVTVSSDHYARLWELASGQIIRQYSGHHRGAVCVALNDYSEPR; encoded by the exons ATGAGCGTCATTCTTTGTACTG CGGGTTATGATCATACAATTCG ATTTTGGGAGGCCCTCTCAGGAATATGTTCGCGGACAATTCAGCATCCTGACTCTCAAGTCAATCGTCTCTGCATCACTCCTGACAAGCGCTACCTAGCGGCCGCGGGACACAACAATGTCAAGCTCTATGATATCAAGTCAACCAATCCGAATCCAGTCATGACATTTGACGGTCACACGAACAACATCACAGGAGTCGCATTCCATTGTGAGGGGAAGTGGATGGTTACCAGCTCTGAGGACGGGACGGTGAAAGTGTGGGACACTCGTACTGGAAGCTTGCAGCGCAATTACGCACATAAATCTCCAGTCAATGACGTGGTGATTCACCCCAATCAAGGTGAGCTAATTAGTGGCGACCGAGCGGGTATCGTTAGGGTTTGGGATCTGGGGGAGAGCGTTTGCACACATCAACTTATTCCTGAGGAGGACGTTGCTGTGCAGAGTGTTAGCGTCGCAAGCgatggctctcttctctGTGCAGGGAATAAAAAG GGCAATGTCTACATCTGGCGCATGATCCAGGACGCCGAATTGACTCGTATTGTCCCAATCTGCACCTTTCAAGCTCATAAAGACTATCTCACGCGggttcttctttctcctgaCGTCAAGCATTTGGCGACTTGCTCTGCCGACCATACCGCTAAGGTCTGGAATCTCGATCCTGATTTCCCCCCGGCCAAGATGGCAGCGATAACAGCAGCCAAGGCCAGAGCCACTGGCAATGAATCGCCTGCGCCGGAAGCCAAAGAGCCTGTAGCGACAGATCCCGTTGCCTCCCCGACATCACCCAAGGTCCAGGACCTTCACGTTGGCGCTGACCTGGGAAGAAGCGGGGAGCTGAACCCGATTACCTACATCAGAGGTAATGCTCCTGCGAATCCGGAGCCGCAGCAGACTTTCCCAGTGCAACCGGATGGGCCTCCCATGGATATGGCTACAGGAACGCCTTTTCTAGAGACCACATTAGCCAATCATCAGCGCTGGGTGTGGGATTGCGCATTCTCTGCAGATTCCGCCTATCTTGTCACCGTTTCGAGTGATCACTATGCGCGTCTGTGGGAGCTGGCTTCGGGTCAAATCATTCGTCAATACAGCGGGCATCACCGCGGAGCGGTATGTGTCGCATTGAACGACTATTCAGAACCACGTTGA
- a CDS encoding SUR7/PalI family protein, with amino-acid sequence MAKLPSFQRRSERPVYGRSRSTVLWHRTIRSLLYLIAWIFLLLVVIGNVSDKPVLRQIYFLKVDLSNIVPLSVPNAVLINSIARTIGLHDFYQVGLWGFCEGYMDSGITRCSKPKTLYWFNPVKIILSELLSGATIALPSDITDALKIARLASHWMFGLFIAATVLNFILIFLAPFAVSSRPPQTISPDPSVNELHPPHRRRTFLFLRAFPFLILTFLAALFTIVASVVATVMFSIFKNVFTSSGYDLNIGAELGSRMMAFMWIASAVNLLAFILELGSCCAACCGGRKARKELKSLKKTERGAINEKGSPHSPATTVTG; translated from the exons ATGGCAAAGCTACCATCATTCCAGAGGCGATCAGAACGGCCGGTGTACGGCCGGTCCAGGTCGACGGTGCTCTGGCATCGGACCATACGCTCTTTACTCTATCTGATAGCCTGGATTTTCTTGCTTCTGGTTGTCATTGGCAATGTTTCCGACAAACCGGTCCTCCGACAGATCTACTTTCTCAAAGTCGATCTATCAAACATCGTTCCTTTGTCCGTCCCAAACGCCGTTCTCATAAACAGTATTGCCAGAACTATCGGCCTTCATGACTTCTATCAGGTGGGACTATGGGGTTTCTGCGAAGGATATATGGACTCTGGGATCACCCGTTGCTCCAAACCAAAAACCCTATATTGGTTCAACCcggtcaagatcatcctgAGTGAGCTGTTGTCGGGAGCTACCA TTGCGCTCCCAAGTGATATCACCGATGCCCTTAAAATCGCTCGCCTCGCTTCTCACTGGATGTTTGGTCTCTTCATCGCAGCCACTGTCCTGAATTTCATCctgatcttcctcgctcCATTTGCCGTCTcctctcgtcctcctcagACAATCTCGCCTGATCCTAGCGTCAACGAATTGCATCCTCCGCACCGGCGGCGcaccttccttttccttcggGCCTTTCCTTTTCTCATTCTTACTTTCCTCGCCGCTCTTTTCACCATTGTTGCCTCAGTGGTTGCCACGGTCATGTTCAGCATCTTCAAGAACGTCTTCACATCGTCAGGATACGATCTCAACATAGGGGCTGAATTGGGGTCCCGGATGATGGCGTTCATGTGGATTGCGTCGGCAGTCAATCTCCTGGCTTTCATCTTAGAGCTTGGTTCATGTTGTGCTGCGTGTTGCGGCGGCCGCAAGGCTCGGAAAGAGCTCAAGTCCCTCAAGAAGACAGAACGAGGAGCTATAAACGAAAAGGGCAGCCCCCATAGTCCTGCGACGACCGTAACAGGTTGA
- a CDS encoding PI-PLC domain-containing protein, with translation MQWLSCWLPLLVAASIPRTLAAQDTDTSATSTTTATNALFTITGTITDHVSDATLPTGTYLSYTSTRTLSTDSDGKVLSSIAVTNATAVGNSTIHTTSTDTMTRLVGNATANATMTASASASTSPVVNTQPCNGHPEFCARKYSNITMVAAHNSPFVKPGNAAANQELGVVSQLNDGIRMLQFQTHYENGTMYLCHTSCDLLNVGTLTEYLTTVTRWIRQHPYDVVTILIGNYDYAAPGNFSKPIEDSGLLDLVYMPPKIPMALDDWPTLSNMILSGKRAVVFMDYQANQTALPWLMDEFSQMWETPFSPTDPTFPCTVQRPPGLSNEDAYNRLYMANHNLNVEVNVANINLLIPNTAELNQTNAVSGPGSLGWMAENCTTMWNRPPNFLLVDYYNYGNFNGSVFEVAAQMNNVTYNGECCGSTSAAFSLMPAGALWNALLVVASVHLFASIF, from the exons ATGCAGTGGCTAAGTTGTTGGCTGCCACTGTTGGTGGCAGCATCCATTCCTCGGACGCTGGCGGCACAAGATACCGATACCTCTGCTACTAGCACCACAACAGCGACAAATGCTCTCTTCACCATCACAGGAACAATCACAGACCATGTCAGCGATGCAACTTTGCCTACCGGCACTTATCTCTCCTATACCTCCACCCGCACTCTTTCCACCGACAGCGATGGCAAAGTCCTTTCCTCGATCGCTGTGACTAACGCGACCGCTGTCGGTAATTCGACCATTCATACCACTTCCACAGATACAATGACGAGATTGGTCGGCAATGCCACGGCAAATGCCACTATGACTGCGTCGGCGTCGGCTTCGACATCTCCCGTTGTCAACACTCAGCCTTGCAATGGCCATCCCGAATTCTGTGCTCGCAAGTACTCAAACATCACCATGGTGGCCGCTCATAACAGTCCCTTTGTCAAACCAGGCAATGCTGCTGCGAACCAAGAATTGGGGGTGGTCAGTCAGTTGAACGACGGTATCCGAATGC TGCAATTCCAGACTCACTATGAAAACGGCACGATGTATCTCTGCCATACCAGTTGTGATCTACTCAACGTGGGCACCCTGACGGAATACCTCACCACGGTCACCCGATGGATAAGACAGCACCCGTACGACGTGGTCACCATCCTGATTGGGAACTACGACTATGCCGCACCGGGAAATTTCTCCAAGCCGATCGAGGACTCGGGCCTGTTAGATCTGGTCTATATGCCTCCGAAGATCCCCATGGCCCTGGACGACTGGCCGACCTTGTCAAACATGATCCTATCCGGGAAGAGAGCCGTCGTGTTTATGGACTATCAAGCCAACCAAACTGCTCTTCCGTGGCTTATGGACGAATTTTCCCAGATGTGGGAGACGCCTTTCTCGCCAACAGACCCGACTTTCCCCTGCACCGTTCAGCGTCCCCCCGGTCTCTCAAACGAGGATGCTTATAATCGCCTGTACATGGCCAACCACAATTTGAACGTCGAGGTCAACGTTGCCAATATCAATCTCCTCATCCCCAACACTGCGGAATTGAACCAGACGAATGCCGTGTCCGGACCGGGTAGCCTTGGATGGATGGCCGAGAACTGCACTA CCATGTGGAATCGTCCCCCCaacttcctcctcgtcgactaCTACAACTACGGCAATTTCAATGGCTCTGTTTTTGAAGTAGCAGCCCAGATGAACAACGTTACCTACAACGGCGAATGCTGTGGATCCACTTCTGCTGCTTTTAGCTTGATGCCGGCAGGGGCTCTGTGGAACGCGCTGTTAGTTGTTGCAAGTGTTCACTTGTTCGCCTCGATCTTCTAA
- a CDS encoding peptide alpha-N-acetyltransferase complex A subunit ARD1, with amino-acid sequence MVDIVPLSSYPSYIDLLPSIQTCNITNLPENYFLKYYLYHVLTWPQLSFVAVVRPRNGYAKHKGGAAGTSSTGTADLSGQYPKVVGYVLAKMEEEPTDGVQHGHITSLSVMRTHRRLGIAERLMRMSQRAMAESHRASYVSLHVRVSNTAALRLYRDTLGFKVESVESKYYADGEDAYAMRLDLTDQWLDWKEIERKDRERAKSDEKDADEGDEVGSLGKKEEKTVRVKVGRSLGVGDLVERNEANPSQQSVSS; translated from the exons ATGGTTGACATCGTCCCCCTCTCGTCCTACCCCTCGTACATCGACCTCCTCCCCTCCATCCAAACCTGCAACATCACCAACCTTCCCGAAAACTACTTTCTGAAATACTACCTCTACCATGTCCTGACGTGGCCGCAACTGAGCTTCGTGGCTGTCGTGCGGCCCCGCAATGGCTACGCGAAGCACAAGGGCGGTGCCGCAGGCACATCAAGCACAGGCACCGCCGACCTCTCCGGGCAGTATCCCAAGGTGGTTGGGTACGTACTTgcaaagatggaggaggagccgaCGGACGGAGTACAGCACGGGCATATCACGAGTTTGAGTGTGATGCGGACGCATCGCCGGTTGGGTATCGCCgagagattgatgaggatgagtc aacgcGCTATGGCTGAGTCCCATCGCGCCAGTTACGTTTCGCTGCATGTGCGTGTCTCCAACACTGCCGCCCTGCGTCTGTACCGGGATACCCTTGGCTTCAAGGTCGAGTCCGTCGAGAGCAAGTACTATGCggatggagaggatgcgTACGCCATGCGCCTGGACCTTACCGATCAATGGTTGGACTGGAAGGAAATTGAACGCAAGGACAGAGAGCGCGCTAAGAGTGACGAAAAGGACGCTGATGAGGGCGACGAGGTTGGAAGTTTGggcaagaaggaagaaaagaccGTTCGCGTCAAGGTCGGACGGAGTTTGGGTGTCGGCGATTTGGTGGAGAGGAATGAGGCCAACCCTTCGCAACAAAGCGTCAGCTCGTAG
- a CDS encoding COPI-interacting protein CEX1 produces the protein MDFLKSAVASAIAKGSSFPYSLGDRVDLSDSIWSLHNATKREDGSLCSVFAFDISSNGSRTPLARNAVRKSRTLRHPGVIKVLDTIETDTNIYIVTERVVPLSWHVKRRSLNRETSIWGLYTVACTLKFINEDACSVHGIIRASSIFTSESGEWKLGGFDILSSMNDENAVIYTYGSLVPDAARYTPPEVVKGGWDIIKRHPLAAVDAYGLGILIYEVFNGSFAGGDQVGKTTNIPPNMHQSYKRLCTANPKLRLSAAHFVEQGKKSGGFFQTPLIRLADDIESLGLKNDAEREEFISELDELSEDFPEEFFKMKVLPELLKSVEFGGGGPKVLTAILKIGTKLSPDEYSSKLTPVIVRLFGNPDRALRVCLLDNLPFMIDNLPQKIVNDKIFPQMTSGFTDVAPVVREQTVKAVLSVVNKLSDRTINGELLKFLARTANDEQPGIRTNTTICLGKIAKHLGQSSRSKVLIAAFTRSLRDPFVHARNAGLLALAATIEFFNEEDCAGKILPAICPSLLDKEKLVRDQANKTLDLYLQRIRNFSSSMADTAITATASAETPKDAARIGTSNDKSWAGWAISSFTNKLATANGEIQPSTGTSKLAETEATRSVSVPRPTQSSHPTQLDLPKKELRAEAQPLGRSLSDQPVSTSITANGTDDVYEAWGAIDDDEEENGLKDDDPFSAPVVTSSPVPKSATVPFDDGGEPDFAGWLAAQSKAKAKKPLPKGLSKPAATTTGTRNSGHTNLSKPKTVVAPTKKIDTKPKDEGEDDGWGDAWD, from the exons ATGGACTTCCTCAAATCAGCCGTCGCATCTGCGATCGCAAAAGGCAGCTCATTTCCTTATTCGCTGGGCGACAGAGTCGACCTCTCGGACTCTATCTGGTCCCTTCATAATGCTACCAAACGG GAAGACGGCTCCCTGTGCAGCGTATTCGCCTTCGATATCTCTTCAAATGGTTCTCGCACCCCGTTGGCCAGAAATGCCGTACGTAAATCGCGGACCTTGAGACATCCCGGGGTAATAAAAGTGCTGGACACTATCGAG ACAGATACCAACATCTATATCGTGACCGAGCGGGTTGTCCCTTTATCTTGGCATGTCAAGCGCCGAAGTCTGAACAGGGAAACATCAATATGGGGGCTGTATACGGTGGCT TGTACCCTCAAATTCATCAACGAAGATGCCTGTTCCGTTCATGGGATTATCAGGGCATCTTCAATATTCACTAGTGAGAGCGGCGAATGGAAGCTTGGGGGGTTCGATATCTTGAGTTCGATGAACGATGAGAATGCAGTGATATAT ACATACGGTAGCCTTGTACCAGACGCGGCTCGGTACACTCCGCCCGAAGTTGTCAAGGGCGGCTGGGATATAATCAAGAGACATCCCTTGGCAGCAGTTGATGCATATGGGCTCGGAATCCTGATATACGAGGTGTTCAATGGCAGTTTTGCGGGAGGTGACCAAGTCGGCAAAACGACGAATATTCCACCCAACATGCATCAAAGCTACAAGCGTCTCTGCACAGCCAACCCTAAACTGCGGTTGAGCGCGGCGCATTTTGTTGAGCAAGGGAAGAAGTCCGGTGGCTTCTTTCAGACACCGTTGATCCGGTTGGCGGACGACATAGAGAGCCTGGGCCTTAAGAACGATGCTGAGAGGGAGGAGTTTATCAG cgagcttgatgagctttCAGAAGATTTCCCCGAAGAATTCTTCAAGATGAAGGTCCTACCGGAGTTGCTCAAGTCAGTCGAATTCGGGGGTGGTGGTCCGAAGGTCTTGACTGCCATTTTGAAGATCGGGACGAAACTGTCACCAGATGAATACAGCTCCAAGTTAACGCCTGTCATTGTCCGCTTGTTCGGCAACCCTGATAGGGCTCTTCGGGTCTGTCTACTCGACAACCTACCATTCATGATTGACAACCTACCACAGAAAATCGTTAATGACAAAATCTTTCCGCAGATG ACGTCAGGATTCACAGACGTGGCACCTGTTGTTAGAGAACAGACTGTTAAAGCTGTGTTATCTGTCGTCAATAAACTCAGTGATCGAACTATTAATGGAGAACTGCTGAAGTTCCTCGCACGAACCGCAAACGATGAACAGCCAGGTATTCGGACCAACACGACCATCTGTTTGGGTAAAATCGCGAAGCATCTCGGACAAAGT TCACGGTCAAAGGTTCTCATTGCCGCCTTCACCCGATCGCTGCGAGATCCCTTCGTCCATGCCCGAAATGCAGGTTTGCTTGCGCTGGCTGCAACAATCGAGTTTTTCAACGAGGAGGATTGCGCAGGAAAGATTCTTCCCGCTATTTGTCCCTCTTTGCTAGATAAAGAGAA GCTGGTGAGAGACCAAGCGAACAAAACTCTAGACTTGTATCTACAGCGCATTCGCAATTTCAGCAGCTCAATGGCCGATACGGCAATAACAGCCACTGCTAGCGCAGAAACACCTAAGGATGCTGCACGAATCGGAACATCAAATGATAAGTCCTGGGCTGGGTGGGCAATCTCCTCGTTTACCAACAAACTTGCGACAGCGAACGGTGAGATACAGCCAAGTACGGGAACTAGTAAACTGGCCGAGACGGAGGCAACTCGCTCAGTATCTGTACCTCGCCCCACACAATCATCACACCCCACGCAGCTGGATCTACCTAAGAAAGAATTACGTGCCGAAGCTCAACCTCTTGGACGATCTCTATCCGATCAGCCAGTTTCAACCTCCATAACGGCGAATGGAACGGACGATGTCTACGAAGCTTGGGGTGCtattgatgacgatgaggaggagaatggaTTGAAAGACGACGACCCGTTCAGTGCTCCAGTTGTCACCAGCTCCCCAGTGCCAAAGTCCGCCACTGTTCCATTCGACGATGGAGGTGAGCCTGATTTTGCGGGGTGGTTAGCCGCACAATCCAAGGCCAAAGCGAAGAAACCCTTGCCCAAGGGTTTGAGCAAGCCCGCCGCAACCACAACCGGTACTCGAAACTCCGGCCATACCAACCTTTCTAAACCAAAGACGGTGGTGGCTCCCACCAAAAAAATTGATACGAAGCCTAAGGATGAgggcgaagatgatggttGGGGTGACGCCTGGGATTAA
- a CDS encoding putative PAB1 binding protein (Pbp1): MASTVNSVSAASNASSQNPTGRPSLKTTSSKMSDGGRRQSGSPFDAGARRSNSQKAWTQGTNPITQRSSHSPHNGNMTPKPSISPKPTSRESNTPDQHAHDRLIFLLTSFIGLDATITTRSGERFTGIFSSSSLEPHDSSILLKMVQRPAKQDHQRTNGMSDVVSPFLGTAPDHSMSFDVKDVVDIAVSNVSTADVTAKAPNGASGGFKTDTDISGNFAMRERALKRWEPAADTEVDLSLESTHDTAGWDQFETNERLFGATSSYDENIYTTRIDRSDPSYKQREAEAARIAREIESTNVDNIHVREERGLAPVDDSGLDEEDKYSGVRRDEKSFPPLVSGQPNKYTPPARRQAATQPAAQPVATPEATSTVQQTVATPKEAAPAPVQSKETVKTQLNSNSTATTTVAESEQKSVPIKATSSVPSAPKRPTAENASANVEAEVLDHFRQFANSEKLKLQERRRNQASYDRTVKLNELMKFSKNFKLATPVPKDLVPILAKDPQKQEEIIQRAQQQAEEKLASKTASGVTEQKPTSRVSGTVQTTTQPERPNYPRGRQMYPPTGPQAGPAGRLPPQGMHPGRPGTGMLSHRLADNLQQRKGAAMAPVPTPLPIQEVRIPPSGPAADQPGVSSPNKTQTPTSAVSSKFNVKAMEFKPNPTASTFTPGASSISSPFVRGRSVSRVTSPSVFFGAKKPRPISDRPSINDQFNPIKRMKKESTEQSDKAYNFNGGIPPAYKTLPTWDVAPANEDKTYVQMFKQPVALPSISPQSRSSSTPQVPHQPQLPFQFQQSTPGLPPASGPPHGPHNLHPQQHHGSGPGHFEDHHRMQMSASTSQIFPSPRLQHGYPSPMAPHAQLAFGQPVPQFYVNQGGPQPAHLRPFPGAPQFVNPQTGMGAPMMVQQPSSGPYMGGPQGMTPYAPQMQMYSPNPGHAYPQHAPPPQPHSGYPSPSRGAPMMMHQNSQPGQPPQPVMFMSPGQHGQPVYAAQQPGHMPPVRGNYPQQQPHFQSSPHQSHHYPPHQHRAPSSGFNQMPQMPPQMPSQPPSAVSSNSQPEATDEVK; this comes from the exons ATGGCTTCCACCGTCAACTCTGTCTCAGCTGCCAGCAATGCGTCTTCGCAGAATCCTACTGGCAGACCATCTTTGAAAACGACAAGCTCTAAGATGTCGGATGGGGGTCGGCGGCAATCCGGAAGCCCTTTTGATGCCGGTGCTAG ACGCAGCAATTCTCAAAAGGCTTGGACGCAAGGCACAAATCCAATCACCCAGAGATCCTCACATTCACCACACAACGGAAACATGACTCCCAAGCCTTCCATATCTCCTAAACCCACTTCGAGAGAATCGAACACGCCCGATCAACATGCTCATGACCGCCTTATCTTTCTGCTCACTAGCTTCATT GGACTTGATGCTACTATCACTACAAGAAGCGGAGAGAGATTCACTGggattttctcttcctcctcccttgAACCTCACGActcttccattcttctcaaGATGGTCCAACGGCCGGCGAAACAAGACCATCAACGAACCAATGGTATGAGCGATGTCGTCAGCCCTTTTCTGGGCACGGCGCCAGACCACAGCATGTCTTTTGATGTCAAAGATGTTGTCGATATTGCCGTGTCCAATGTCTCAACTGCGGATGTCACAGCTAAGGCGCCCAATG GTGCTTCGGGTGGCTTCAAGACGGATACCGATATTTCAGGAAACTTCGCGATGCGTGAACGAGCTCTGAAACGATGGGAGCCTGCAGCTGACACCGAGGTTGACTTATCTCTCGAAAGTACACACGATACGGCTGGATGGGATCAATTCGAGACCAACGAAAGGCTGTTTGGCGCCACTAGCAGTTATGATGAGAATATTTATACCACTCGCATAGACCGTTCCGATCCTTCATACAAACAAAGAGAGGCAGAGGCTGCCCGTATCGCTCGGGAGATTGAGAGTACCAATGTTGACAACATTCATGTCAGGGAGGAAAGAGGCTTGGCTCCGGTCGACGACAGTGGgttggacgaggaagacaaaTATAGCGGCGTCCGCCGCGATGAGAAGAGCTTTCCGCCGCTTGTTTCAGGACAGCCGAACAAATACACTCCGCCGGCACGCCGACAAGCCGCTACGCAGCCCGCTGCTCAACCTGTCGCAACCCCCGAGGCCACTTCTACCGTTCAACAGACAGTTGCGACTCCGAAAGAGGCAGCTCCGGCTCCCGTCCAGTCCAAGGAAACAGTCAAAACTCAGCTGAATTCGAATTCAACAGCGACCACGACGGTCGCCGAGTCGGAACAAAAGTCGGTTCCAATCAAAGCTACCTCATCTGTCCCGTCAGCTCCAAAACGGCCCACGGCTGAGAATGCCTCTGCAAATGTGGAAGCCGAGGTTCTAGACCATTTCCGTCAGTTTGCCAACAGTGAGAAACTTAAATTGCAAGAGCGGCGCCGTAACCAGGCATCGTATGACCGGACGGTGAAGCTGAACGAGTTGATGAAATTCTCCAAGAACTTCAAGCTTGCTACACCTGTCCCCAAGGACCTGGTACCTATTCTTGCGAAGGACCcacagaagcaggaggaaatTATTCAGAGAGCTCAACAACAGGCGGAGGAGAAGTTGGCCTCAAAGACTGCCTCGGGAGTCACTGAGCAGAAGCCCACATCTCGTGTCAGTGGAACAGTGCAGACCACTACACAGCCCGAGCGCCCCAATTATCCTCGCGGTCGCCAGATGTACCCTCCCACCGGCCCGCAAGCTGGGCCCGCTGGGCGGCTCCCACCCCAAGGAATGCACCCAGGTCGTCCGGGCACTGGTATGCTCAGTCACCGGCTGGCTGATAACCTGCAACAGCGGAAGGGAGCAGCAATGGCGCCTGTGCCCACGCCTTTGCCGATCCAGGAGGTTCGCATTCCTCCTAGTGGCCCTGCGGCAGATCAACCGGGCGTATCCAGCCCGAATAAGACGCAGACGCCTACCTCTGCTGTTTCGAGCAAGTTTAACGTGAAAGCCATGGAATTCAAACCGAATCCGACTGCGAGTACCTTTACCCCCGGCGCCTCGTCCATCTCATCGCCATTTGTTAGGGGCCGCTCTGTCTCCCGCGTTACAAGCccttctgtcttctttggcgCGAAGAAGCCACGGCCGATCTCTGACCGACCGTCAATCAATGACCAGTTCAACCCTATCAAGCgcatgaagaaggagagcaCGGAGCAATCCGATAAGGCCTATAATTTCAATGGAGGCATCCCTCCGGCTTACAAGACCCTTCCTACCTGGGATGTAGCTCCGGCCAATGAAGACAAGACTTATGTCCAGATGTTCAAGCAGCCCGTTGCTCTGCCATCCATTTCTCCTCAAAGCCGCTCTTCTTCCACCCCTCAAGTTCCTCACCAGCCTCAGCTCCCTTTCCAATTTCAACAATCGACCCCGGGATTGCCTCCTGCCTCTGGCCCTCCTCATGGTCCTCACAaccttcatcctcaacagcatcatggtTCTGGCCCAGGCCATTTTGAGGATCATCACCGTATGCAGATGTCGGCATCAACATCTCAGATCTTCCCTTCACCGAGATTGCAGCACGGGTACCCATCTCCTATGGCTCCGCATGCCCAGCTTGCGTTTGGACAACCTGTCCCACAGTTCTATGTGAACCAAGGAGGTCCGCAACCAGCTCATCTCAGGCCTTTTCCGGGAGCACCTCAGTTTGTCAACCCTCAGACAGGCATGGGCGCCCCAATGATGGTCCAGCAGCCCTCAAGCGGGCCATATATGGGCGGTCCTCAGGGCATGACGCCCTATGCTCCTCAAATGCAGATGTATTCTCCAAACCCAGGTCATGCATACCCTCAGCACGCCCCTCCTCCGCAACCTCACAGTGGCTATCCAAGCCCTAGCCGCGGTGCCCCCATGATGATGCATCAGAATTCTCAGCCGGGGCAGCCCCCTCAGCCGGTCATGTTCATGTCACCAGGGCAACATGGTCAGCCCGTGTATGCTGCTCAACAACCAGGTCATA TGCCTCCCGTTCGTGGTAATTATCCTCAACAGCAACCGCATTTCCAGTCTAGTCCTCACCAGAGCCATCATTATCCACCTCATCAACATCGAGCTCCTAGCAGCGGATTCAACCAGATGCCTCAGATGCCACCTCAAATGCCTTCTCAGCCCCCTTCAGCTGTATCCTCTAACTCCCAACCTGAGGCTACAGATGAAGTGAAATGA